CTCAATTCCAAGCAAACGTATCAGGGCCGTACCAGCGGCTGCCAAGCAAATCACTAATAAAAGTGGTACTTTTCTCCAAACCAAGAAAAGCGCTAAACCCACACCCAATATACGAGCGAAACCTGCGAAATGTTGGCCTTCAAAAAATGTAGTTGTGACTGCAATCGCACAGAGCAAAACGGTTGCGCCGTTTGACAATAAAACTTGGTATTTTTCAGAAAAAGTAAATTTGGCACCTAAGTGAAAACCAGCAAAACGAATCCCATATGTTCCAAGTGCTAGCAAGCCTATGCCCAAAATAATGAGTAATTGTTGATTCATTTTTTTCTACTAAATATTAAGCCAAAAAGCGAAATCAGAATTGGAAGTCCTGAGGCCAAAAAAGGTGTGCTAATCAGTGCCAAAGTGGATCCAGCAAATGCAGCTTTTCGAGTAGATTTATTCTTTAAAGCATTAAAAGTAAGTGCGATTAAAATTGCAGGGAAAATGGCATCTAGACCAAATGTTTTTGGGTCTGGAATAGCGCTTCCAATAAAATAACCCGCAGTAACACCGAGGGGCCAAGTCAGCATGATGCATATACCACATAACCAGTAAGCAGCCTTTTTTGTTTCGAAATCGGGCTGCGCCATGCCAAACAAAACACTTTCATCGTTCATGATATGAGCCCCGAAATATCGAGAGAATTTACCTCTGATTAGTTCATTGACCGCAATACCAAAAGGCAGATGTCTTAAATTGACGAGTAGTCCTGCAATTGCAGCAGCAATCGGGCTGCCACCTACGGCCAAGAACCCAATAAAAATAAATTCAGCAGTTCCTGCGAGCACAAATATGGATAGGCAAAGTGGGATCCAGAGCGCTAAGCCATAGCTTGCCGCGAGTGAACCTAAAGACATACCAACAACACTGGTTGCCAGACACACAAAGAAAATCGAGCGGGTGGTGTCTTTACTAAGTTTCTTAATGAGAGAGTATGTGGACATAGCATGATATAACGAACGATTTTCCATTATAATGAATAAGTCTGATTGTTTTGTCAAAACGAACGATCGTTTTTTTTATAGAACGGATGTGGTGAATGTCTCAGCCAATTGAAATTATTGCCAAAGGTTTAAATCGTGAACGTCAAAGAGCAGGGCTTTCTTTGGCAGAGGTTGCTCGTCGTGCAGGCGTTGCAAAGTCTACACTTTCACAATTAGAGGCAGGGCAAGGTAACCCAAGCATTGAAACGCTATGGGCACTTTGTGTGGCACTGAATATTCCATTTGCACGTTTGATGGAAGAACCGAGCAATCAGGTACAAGTCATTCGCTGTGGCGATGGG
This region of Acinetobacter sp. XS-4 genomic DNA includes:
- a CDS encoding AzlD domain-containing protein, producing MNQQLLIILGIGLLALGTYGIRFAGFHLGAKFTFSEKYQVLLSNGATVLLCAIAVTTTFFEGQHFAGFARILGVGLALFLVWRKVPLLLVICLAAAGTALIRLLGIE
- a CDS encoding AzlC family ABC transporter permease, encoding MENRSLYHAMSTYSLIKKLSKDTTRSIFFVCLATSVVGMSLGSLAASYGLALWIPLCLSIFVLAGTAEFIFIGFLAVGGSPIAAAIAGLLVNLRHLPFGIAVNELIRGKFSRYFGAHIMNDESVLFGMAQPDFETKKAAYWLCGICIMLTWPLGVTAGYFIGSAIPDPKTFGLDAIFPAILIALTFNALKNKSTRKAAFAGSTLALISTPFLASGLPILISLFGLIFSRKK